A genomic segment from Coffea eugenioides isolate CCC68of unplaced genomic scaffold, Ceug_1.0 ScVebR1_1763;HRSCAF=2676, whole genome shotgun sequence encodes:
- the LOC113755808 gene encoding uncharacterized protein LOC113755808 — protein MEGTRSGRGRGRGNRQPSDRGTAETSTGPNPEPRVDPNVQIAAAMQQMTDLLAHVVQQQGHNPNPPVGNPENPGNHVESEDRALERFQKLSSPKFLGGPDPDVAERWLEKVVDIFAALHYSEEKQVTFAVFQLEGVAHSWWNVIRTKWEREQTPRTWVNFVREFNAKYFPPLIQEKKEDEFIRLRQGTQSVAEYESQFTRLAKFAPELIMTEQRRVRHFIQGLNVEIQKDLAVTQINTFSDVVDKALRAENARLQVWNFQVRKRGFFGGSSTQGDKSTPPKFGRGAGGGQVPGTTRGTPPRGG, from the coding sequence atggagggcactcgtagtggacgaggccgtggACGTGGAAATAGGCAACCTTCTGATAGAGGCACTgcggaaacctcgactggaccaaaccctgaacctagggtagATCCAAATGtccagatagctgccgctatgcagcaaatgaccgacTTGCTGGCCCATGtggtgcaacaacagggccacaACCCTAACCCACCTGTCGGGAATCCCGAAAACCCTGGGAATCACGTAGAAAGTGAGGATCgagctcttgaaaggttccaaaaGTTATCCTCACCAAAGTTtcttggagggcccgatcccGATGTGGCTGAAAGATGGTTGGAGAAGGTGGTGGACATCTTTGCGGCCTTACATTACTCCGAAGAGAAGCAGGTTACTTTTGCGGTTTTCCAATTAGAAGGGGTCGCTCACtcttggtggaatgttattcgaACCAAATGGGAGAGAGAGCAGACACCCAGAACGTGGGTGAACTttgtaagagaatttaacgccaAGTACTTTCCGCCCttgatccaagaaaagaaggaggacgagttcatcCGACTTCGCCAGGGCACCCAATCCGTGGCTGAATACGAAAGCCAGTTTACCCGATTAGCCAAGTTTGCCCCTGAACTTATTATGACTGAACAAAGAAGGGTACGACATTTCATTCAGGGgctaaatgtggaaatccaaaAGGATTTAGCCGTGACCCAGATTAACACTTTCAGTGATGTGGTGGATAAGGCTTTGCGAGCCGAGAATGCAAGGCTTCAAGTTTGGAATTTTCAAGTGAGGAAACGTGGGTTTTTCGGAGGTAGTTCTACGCAGGGGGATAAGAGTACCCCTCCCAAATTTGGCCGTGGAGCTGGAGGAGGACAAGTTCCGGGTACGACAAGAGGGACACCGCCAAGAGGTGGTTAG